One window from the genome of Cricetulus griseus strain 17A/GY chromosome 2, alternate assembly CriGri-PICRH-1.0, whole genome shotgun sequence encodes:
- the LOC113834545 gene encoding sperm motility kinase X-like, whose amino-acid sequence MPRSDYAMLKLTDEYAIVSFMEQVTENLEESKEEKYIPKNGYEKIWTLGKGNFAEVKLGYQRHTEEQVAIKVLQNGTENDFGIKTEIDIFKTLNHPYIIKLFHIINTKDYTYLVLEHAAQGDLVSHIESMGRLQEEQAQHIFTQLVCAVQHCHKNNIAHRDIKLDNILLDDKGNIKLCNFGLATRVTSGQGTKGFCGTLEYCAPELFSDKEYDAKAADIWSMGVVLYAMVTVSFPFKANTYSDMKEEMLDPKYHLPNTLSENVANIIVQLFTVKPEQRPKIYDIRQHQWLKEKEEFWKTTPYLEVLCNYPNPSIMVAMWKLGYDPKDISACLREKKFNNIMAKYLILNHKSPRDHSKYAAKFFRALDAMSPADALTSVPFRRVLSELALPTLLEEYQVHDKKGSRKKRMRSLSMPATFCYQQKGNKRPPPGPKFAHKINYIKSRCLALDSMICNCSSSSSLSSESISSASYLSSEASQEVNTTNNSSYTQSSGSYREVPHIVTTTGTYDIQRDSLQATSKASFDDVPSEDILDIQGSCLQETSRNIFEDIPHEGIPENQISSLQATSKNSIDDVPTKDMPEIQRSSLQATSKNSTDDVPTKDMPEIQRSSLQETSQNSFGDVPPEDNPEIQRSSLQETSTNNFDVVSPEDMDEIQISSLPATTKNSIEDVPPKDVKAASASRLSRGWKRAKKTIENCLRLLCCCVPASKRSHFSQEEVEPMEVGNIAETHTQLHGEAKMHSCVS is encoded by the exons G GACCCTTGGCAAAGGGAACTTTGCTGAGGTGAAGCTTGGCTACCAACGTCACACAGAGGAGCAAGTTGCCATCAAGGTCCTGCAAAATGGAACAGAGAATGACTTCGGTATAAAAACCGAAATCGATATCTTTAAAACATTGAACCACCCATATATTATCAAGCTGTTCCATATCATCAACACCAAAGACTACACCTACTTGGTGTTGGAACATGCTGCTCAAGGAGATCTGGTGAGCCATATTGAGAGCATGGGTCGTCTGCAGGAGGAGCAGGCCCAGCACATTTTTACACAGCTAGTGTGTGCAGTTCAGCACTGCCACAAGAATAACATTGCGCACAGAGACATCAAGCTAGACAATATCCTGCTTGATGACAAAGGTAACATCAAGCTGTGCAACTTCGGCCTGGCCACCCGAGTCACCTCTGGCCAGGGTACCAAAGGGTTCTGTGGCACCCTTGAATACTGTGCtccagagttgttctctgacaaaGAATACGATGCAAAGGCAGCTGACATCTGGAGCATGGGAGTGGTTTTATATGCAATGGTGACGGTGTCCTTTCCATTCAAAGCCAATACCTATTCAGACATGAAGGAGGAAATGCTGGATCCCAAGTACCACCTCCCTAACACACTTTCAGAAAATGTAGCAAACATCATTGTGCAGTTGTTCACCGTGAAGCCTGAGCAGAGGCCCAAGATATATGACATTAGGCAGCACCAGTGGCtcaaggagaaggaagaattttGGAAAACCACTCCATACTTAGAGGTACTCTGTAACTACCCGAATCCCAGCATTATGGTGGCTATGTGGAAACTGGGTTATGACCCCAAGGACATAAGTGCTTGTCTACGTGAGAAAAAATTCAATAATATCATGGCCAAATACCTAATTTTAAACCACAAGTCACCCCGCGACCACTCTAAATATGCTGCGAAGTTCTTCCGGGCCCTCGATGCTATGTCCCCAGCAGATGCTCTCACTAGTGTTCCTTTTCGGAGGGTACTGAGTGAGCTTGCTCTTCCCACCTTGCTGGAGGAGTACCAGGTGCATGATAAGAAGGGatcaaggaagaagaggatgagaagCCTGAGCATGCCTGCCACCTTCTGCTACCAGCAGAAGGGAAACAAACGTCCACCCCCAGGCCCCAAATTTGCCCATAAGATTAATTATATCAAGAGCAGATGTTTGGCACTGGATAGCATGATTTGCAATTGCTCATCCTCAAGTTCCCTGTCCTCTGAAAGCATTTCTTCTGCAAGCTATTTGTCCAGCGAGGCATCTCAGGAAGTGAACACCACCAACAATAGCTCATACACTCAGAGTTCAGGGAGTTACAGGGAGGTCCCTCACATTGTGACCACCACTGGCACATATGATATCCAGAGAGATTCTCTTCAGGCGACATCCAAGGCCAGCTTTGACGATGTCCCTTCTGAAGACATACTTGACATCCAGGGATCTTGCCTTCAGGAAACATCAAGGAACATCTTTGAAGATATCCCTCATGAAGGTATACCTGAAAACCAGATATCTTCCCTTCAGGCAACATCAAAGAACAGCATTGATGATGTCCCTACTAAAGACATGCCTGAAATACAGAGATCTTCCCTTCAGGCAACATCAAAGAATAGCACTGATGATGTCCCTACTAAAGACATGCCTGAAATACAGAGATCTTCCCTTCAGGAAACATCCCAAAACAGCTTTGGcgatgtccctcctgaagacaACCCTGAAATCCAGAGATCGTCACTTCAGGAAACATCCACAAACAACTTTGATGTTGTCTCTCCTGAAGATATGGATGAAATCCAGATATCTTCACTTCCGGCTACAACTAAGAACAGCATTGAAGATGTTCCTCCTAAAGATGTAAAGGCAGCCTCTGCCAGCCGTCTATCCCGAGGTTGGAAGAGGGCTAAGAAGACAATTGAAAATTGTCTGAGACTACTATGCTGCTGTGTGCCAGCCTCCAAGAGAAGCCATTTTTCTCAGGAGGAAGTAGAACCAATGGAAGTGGGGAACATTGCAGAAACACACACGCAGCTACATGGGGAGGCCAAGATGCACTCCTGTGTTTCttaa